The following proteins come from a genomic window of Achromobacter deleyi:
- the lptM gene encoding LPS translocon maturation chaperone LptM: MLFSTWSINARNSDSVIIEPARITEFPVFQLAFSRMSLRIVATLLATGMVAACGYKGPLYMPTPDGKPPPPGRGQTTPQVPQIPATPSLP, translated from the coding sequence ATGCTGTTCAGCACCTGGTCGATCAACGCAAGAAATTCGGATTCGGTCATAATCGAGCCTGCAAGAATTACGGAGTTCCCAGTGTTCCAATTGGCATTCAGCCGCATGTCTCTTCGCATTGTAGCCACGCTGTTGGCGACCGGCATGGTTGCGGCCTGCGGCTACAAGGGTCCGTTGTATATGCCCACGCCCGACGGCAAGCCGCCCCCACCCGGGCGAGGCCAGACGACGCCCCAGGTACCGCAGATACCGGCCACGCCCTCCCTGCCATGA
- the cyaY gene encoding iron donor protein CyaY, producing the protein MTESEFLALIDQVLNSIESQADDWAASLDVDVETSRSGNVLTMVFEDNTHVVVNSQAAMQELWVAARSGGFHYRYDGQNWNDTRGGPKLPDALSQICSAAAGVPVTIRL; encoded by the coding sequence ATGACCGAATCCGAATTTCTTGCGTTGATCGACCAGGTGCTGAACAGCATCGAAAGCCAGGCCGATGACTGGGCGGCTTCGCTCGACGTCGACGTCGAAACCAGCCGCAGCGGCAATGTGCTGACGATGGTCTTCGAAGACAATACCCACGTGGTGGTGAACAGCCAGGCCGCCATGCAGGAACTGTGGGTGGCCGCGCGCAGCGGCGGCTTCCACTACCGTTACGACGGCCAGAACTGGAACGATACCCGAGGCGGCCCGAAATTGCCGGACGCCCTGTCCCAGATCTGTTCGGCGGCGGCCGGCGTGCCCGTCACGATCCGCCTGTAA
- a CDS encoding penicillin-binding protein 1A codes for MSKPQNSSKKDKPANNGSPILRFFVKTGIFFAGLFLCGVLLAGMALALAWPNLPDLNAMTDYRPRVPLRVYTADKVLIGEFGEERRNVLRFNEIPDVMKSAVLAAEDDRFYQHGGIDWTGVVRAGLTNLINMSKTQGASTITMQVARNFYLSSEKTYSRKFYELLLTFKIESELTKDQILELYMNQIYLGHRAYGFAAASRTYFGKPLSEVTPAEAAMLAGIPKAPSRFNPISNRPRAELRQRYVLGRMQSLGYLTEPEYKQAMAQQIVMKSAEGTPAGGYSIHGEYVAELARQLLFNVYQDNVYSRGINIYTTVQSKDQEAAYRAVREGVLEYTRRAPYPGPEEQLDLPPGTENNPQALDEFLDGVFDKFGDSGDLLTALVLSASPTEVKLARSSREIITVTDKKVLGVVARALNDKAKPEQRIKRGSVVYIRKLGDNWEIINLPSVQAAFVALSPQDGAIRAMVGGFDFYRGNFNRVTQAWRQPGSNIKPFIYAASLERGLTPATQISDQPFELTAAQTGSKAWNPKNYGNQYEPMLTLRQGLYKSKNMVSIRILQAIGPQYAQDYLTRFGFDKARQPAVLPLALGAGSVTPLQLAGAFSVFANGGYRVTPYLIDRVTDSNGKIVMQAKPTVAGDAAARAIDPRTAWIMDDVLRGVATYGTAARARVLLKRNDIAGKTGTTNESVDAWFSGYTPSLVATAWLGFDQPKSLGSRETGGGVAMPIWVDYMQDVLKGVPEEKPRPRPDGIIVENGEYYFSEFPPGQAVARLGLPQADTLGEFLNGLNNDSGEDNRIKVGPGVGSQNAQPWSQKIPF; via the coding sequence ATGAGCAAGCCGCAGAATTCCTCCAAAAAAGACAAGCCCGCCAATAACGGTTCCCCGATATTGCGTTTTTTCGTCAAGACCGGCATTTTCTTTGCCGGCCTGTTCCTGTGCGGCGTGCTGCTGGCGGGCATGGCGCTGGCGCTGGCCTGGCCCAACCTGCCGGACCTGAACGCCATGACGGACTACCGCCCGCGGGTGCCGCTGCGCGTCTACACGGCGGACAAGGTGCTGATCGGCGAATTCGGCGAAGAGCGCCGCAACGTGCTGCGCTTCAATGAAATCCCGGACGTGATGAAGTCCGCGGTGCTGGCGGCCGAAGACGACCGCTTCTACCAGCACGGCGGGATCGACTGGACCGGCGTGGTGCGCGCCGGCCTGACCAACCTGATCAACATGTCCAAGACGCAGGGCGCCAGCACGATCACCATGCAGGTGGCGCGCAACTTCTACCTGTCGTCGGAAAAGACCTACTCGCGCAAGTTCTACGAACTGCTGCTGACGTTCAAGATCGAATCCGAGCTCACCAAGGACCAGATCCTCGAGCTCTACATGAACCAGATCTACCTGGGCCACCGCGCCTACGGGTTCGCCGCCGCCTCGCGCACCTATTTCGGCAAGCCGCTGTCCGAAGTGACGCCGGCCGAGGCCGCGATGCTGGCCGGCATTCCCAAGGCCCCGTCGCGCTTCAACCCGATCTCCAACCGCCCCCGCGCCGAGCTGCGCCAGCGCTACGTGCTGGGCCGCATGCAGTCGCTGGGCTACCTGACCGAGCCCGAATACAAGCAGGCGATGGCGCAGCAGATCGTCATGAAGTCGGCCGAAGGCACGCCGGCTGGCGGCTACAGCATCCATGGCGAATACGTGGCCGAACTGGCGCGCCAGCTGCTGTTCAACGTGTACCAGGACAACGTCTACTCGCGCGGCATCAACATCTACACCACGGTCCAGTCCAAGGACCAGGAAGCGGCCTACCGCGCCGTGCGTGAAGGCGTGCTGGAATACACCCGCCGCGCGCCCTACCCGGGCCCCGAGGAACAGCTCGACCTGCCGCCGGGCACCGAGAACAACCCGCAGGCCCTAGATGAATTCCTGGACGGCGTGTTCGACAAGTTCGGCGACAGCGGCGACCTGCTGACCGCGCTGGTGCTGTCGGCCAGCCCCACCGAAGTGAAGCTGGCGCGCAGCTCGCGCGAGATCATCACCGTCACCGACAAGAAGGTGCTGGGCGTGGTGGCGCGCGCGCTCAACGACAAGGCCAAGCCCGAGCAGCGCATCAAGCGCGGCTCGGTGGTCTACATCCGCAAGCTCGGCGACAACTGGGAAATCATCAACCTGCCGTCGGTGCAGGCCGCGTTCGTGGCGCTGTCGCCGCAGGACGGCGCGATCCGCGCCATGGTCGGCGGCTTCGACTTCTACCGCGGCAACTTCAACCGCGTGACGCAGGCCTGGCGCCAGCCCGGCTCGAACATCAAGCCGTTCATCTACGCCGCCTCGCTCGAGCGCGGCCTGACGCCGGCCACGCAGATCTCCGACCAGCCGTTCGAACTGACCGCGGCCCAGACCGGCTCCAAGGCCTGGAATCCGAAGAACTACGGCAACCAGTACGAGCCCATGCTGACGCTGCGCCAGGGCCTGTACAAGTCCAAGAACATGGTCTCGATCCGCATCCTGCAGGCCATTGGCCCGCAGTACGCGCAGGACTACCTGACCCGCTTCGGCTTCGACAAGGCGCGCCAGCCCGCGGTGCTGCCGCTGGCGCTGGGCGCCGGCTCGGTGACCCCGCTGCAGCTGGCCGGCGCGTTCTCGGTGTTCGCCAACGGCGGCTACCGCGTCACGCCCTACCTGATCGACCGCGTCACCGACAGCAACGGCAAGATCGTGATGCAGGCCAAGCCGACCGTGGCCGGCGACGCCGCCGCCCGCGCCATCGACCCGCGCACCGCCTGGATCATGGACGACGTGCTGCGCGGCGTGGCCACCTACGGCACCGCCGCCCGCGCCCGCGTGCTGCTCAAGCGCAACGACATCGCCGGCAAGACCGGCACCACCAACGAATCCGTGGATGCGTGGTTCTCGGGCTACACGCCGTCGCTGGTGGCCACCGCCTGGCTCGGCTTCGACCAGCCCAAGTCGCTGGGTTCGCGCGAAACCGGCGGCGGCGTGGCCATGCCGATCTGGGTCGACTACATGCAGGACGTGCTCAAGGGCGTGCCGGAAGAAAAGCCGCGCCCCCGTCCCGACGGCATCATCGTCGAGAACGGCGAGTACTACTTCTCGGAATTCCCGCCCGGACAGGCGGTGGCGCGCCTGGGCCTGCCGCAGGCCGATACGCTGGGCGAGTTCCTGAACGGCCTGAACAACGACAGCGGCGAAGACAACCGCATCAAGGTCGGACCGGGCGTGGGCTCGCAGAACGCCCAACCCTGGTCGCAGAAGATCCCGTTCTGA
- a CDS encoding shikimate kinase, giving the protein MMGAGKTTIGRGLARALGRDFIDLDHELEARCGVRVPVIFEIEGEAGFRRRESAALEECTQRRNIILATGGGAILAAENRSRLRERGIVVYLRASVDELFRRTCRDRNRPLLATADPRGTLRDLMTLREPLYKEVADLVVETGSMPIHTLVKALLPQLQAFEKQI; this is encoded by the coding sequence ATGATGGGGGCGGGCAAGACGACCATCGGCCGTGGCCTGGCGCGTGCCCTGGGGCGCGATTTTATCGATCTGGACCATGAGCTCGAGGCGCGTTGCGGCGTGCGGGTGCCGGTAATCTTCGAAATCGAGGGTGAGGCCGGTTTCCGTCGCCGGGAATCCGCCGCCCTGGAAGAGTGTACCCAACGGCGCAACATAATTCTCGCCACTGGTGGCGGCGCCATCCTGGCCGCCGAAAACCGGTCGCGCCTGCGCGAGCGGGGCATCGTGGTCTATTTGAGGGCCAGTGTGGACGAATTGTTCCGCCGCACCTGCCGCGATCGCAACCGGCCCCTGCTGGCCACCGCCGATCCGCGTGGCACGCTGCGCGACCTGATGACCCTGCGCGAGCCCCTCTACAAGGAAGTCGCCGACCTGGTGGTGGAAACCGGCTCCATGCCCATCCACACCCTGGTCAAGGCGCTCCTGCCGCAATTACAAGCCTTCGAGAAGCAGATATGA
- the aroB gene encoding 3-dehydroquinate synthase yields the protein MNVVEVDTPGGQYPIRIAPGRLDALDESIPADATAIAVVTNPTVAALYGERAEAALARTGKRVLRIELPDGESYKDWQSLNLIFDALLTHRLDRRCVLVALGGGVIGDMTGFAAAVYMRGVRFVQVPTTLLAQVDSSVGGKTAVNHPLGKNMIGAFYQPLAVEIDTAVLASLPAREVSAGLAEVIKYGLILDPEFWTWCEQNAQKLRSLDPQAVAYAIRRSCELKAQVVGKDERESGLRAILNLGHTFGHAIEAGLGYGAWLHGEAVGCGMVQAAELSADVAGFPRADVARVRALVEAIGCPVIAPDLGADRWLDLMQVDKKTEGGEIRYVLMTRIGEAMMRAAPADAVRAVLARTTQ from the coding sequence ATGAACGTTGTTGAGGTCGATACCCCGGGCGGACAGTACCCCATCCGCATCGCGCCGGGGCGCCTGGATGCCCTGGACGAGAGCATTCCCGCCGACGCCACCGCCATCGCGGTGGTGACCAACCCGACCGTGGCGGCCCTGTACGGCGAACGCGCCGAAGCCGCCCTGGCGCGCACCGGCAAGCGGGTGCTGCGCATCGAGCTGCCCGACGGCGAGTCGTACAAGGACTGGCAGTCGCTGAACCTGATCTTCGACGCGCTCCTGACCCATCGCCTGGACCGCCGCTGCGTGCTGGTGGCGCTGGGCGGCGGGGTGATCGGCGACATGACCGGCTTTGCCGCCGCGGTGTACATGCGCGGCGTGCGTTTCGTGCAGGTGCCCACGACCCTGCTGGCCCAGGTCGATTCGTCGGTCGGCGGCAAGACGGCCGTGAACCACCCGCTGGGCAAGAACATGATCGGCGCGTTCTACCAGCCGCTGGCGGTCGAGATCGACACCGCCGTGCTGGCCTCGCTGCCGGCGCGCGAAGTGTCCGCCGGCCTGGCCGAAGTCATCAAGTACGGCCTGATCCTGGATCCGGAATTCTGGACCTGGTGCGAACAGAATGCGCAAAAACTGCGCAGCCTGGATCCACAGGCCGTCGCTTACGCCATCCGCCGCTCGTGCGAACTGAAGGCGCAGGTGGTGGGCAAGGACGAACGCGAGTCCGGCCTGCGCGCCATCCTGAACCTGGGCCACACCTTCGGCCACGCCATCGAGGCGGGCCTGGGCTACGGCGCCTGGCTGCACGGCGAGGCGGTCGGCTGCGGCATGGTGCAGGCGGCGGAACTGTCGGCCGACGTGGCGGGTTTCCCGCGCGCCGACGTGGCCCGTGTGCGCGCGCTGGTCGAGGCCATCGGCTGTCCCGTGATCGCGCCCGACCTGGGGGCCGATCGCTGGCTCGACCTGATGCAGGTCGACAAGAAGACCGAGGGCGGCGAGATCCGCTACGTGCTCATGACCCGCATCGGCGAAGCGATGATGCGGGCGGCGCCGGCCGATGCCGTGCGCGCCGTATTGGCCCGAACCACTCAATAA
- a CDS encoding deoxyguanosinetriphosphate triphosphohydrolase: MKELASYASDPSRSRGRAYAEPAPENRTEFQRDRDRIIHSGAFRRLEYKTQVFVNHEGDLFRTRLTHSLEVAQIARTLARSLGLSEDLTEAISLAHDLGHTPFGHAGQDELNACMRELAPEAGGFEHNLQSLRVVDELEERYADFNGLNLCFETREGILKHCSAAHARQLGAVGERFLARTQPSLEAQIANLADEVAYNNHDIDDGLRSGLITLEQLQGVSIFQRHHAEVLARYPDLASRRAVAETIRRMINTLIGDLTQTSLARIHDAAPASADDVRRAPPLAGFSEGIRREADELKKFLFDNLYRHYRVLRMTTKARRIVRELFAAFLDDPRLLPPDYRRAAFNDQARAIADYIAGMTDRYAIREHRRLFDMG, translated from the coding sequence ATGAAAGAACTGGCTTCCTATGCATCCGACCCGTCCCGATCGCGCGGCCGGGCCTATGCCGAGCCCGCGCCGGAAAACCGCACGGAATTCCAGCGCGATCGCGATCGCATCATCCATTCGGGCGCGTTCCGGCGGCTGGAGTACAAGACCCAGGTCTTCGTGAACCACGAAGGCGACCTGTTCCGCACCCGGCTCACGCACAGCCTGGAAGTGGCGCAGATCGCGCGCACCCTGGCGCGCAGCCTGGGGCTGTCGGAAGACCTGACCGAAGCCATTTCGCTGGCGCACGACCTGGGCCACACGCCGTTCGGCCATGCCGGCCAGGACGAGCTCAACGCCTGCATGCGCGAACTGGCGCCCGAGGCCGGCGGCTTCGAGCACAACCTGCAGAGCCTGCGGGTGGTCGACGAGCTTGAAGAACGCTATGCCGACTTCAATGGCCTGAACCTGTGCTTCGAGACCCGCGAGGGCATTCTCAAGCACTGCTCGGCGGCGCATGCGCGGCAGCTGGGCGCGGTGGGCGAGCGCTTCCTGGCGCGCACCCAGCCGTCGCTGGAGGCGCAGATCGCCAACCTGGCCGACGAAGTGGCCTACAACAACCACGACATCGACGACGGCCTGCGTTCGGGGCTCATCACGCTGGAACAGCTGCAGGGCGTGTCGATCTTCCAACGCCACCACGCCGAGGTGCTGGCGCGCTATCCCGACCTGGCGTCGCGCCGCGCGGTGGCCGAAACCATCCGGCGCATGATCAACACGCTGATAGGCGACCTGACGCAGACCTCGCTGGCGCGCATCCATGACGCGGCGCCGGCCAGCGCCGACGACGTGCGGCGCGCGCCGCCGCTGGCGGGGTTCTCGGAAGGCATCCGGCGCGAGGCGGATGAACTGAAGAAGTTCCTGTTCGACAACCTGTACCGGCACTACCGCGTGCTGCGCATGACCACCAAGGCGCGCCGCATCGTGCGCGAATTGTTCGCGGCGTTCCTGGATGATCCACGCCTGTTGCCGCCGGACTATCGCCGCGCGGCCTTCAATGACCAGGCCCGCGCCATCGCCGACTACATCGCCGGCATGACCGACCGCTACGCCATCCGCGAGCACCGGCGCCTGTTCGACATGGGCTAG
- a CDS encoding glutathione S-transferase family protein: MYTLIIGNKNYSSWSLRPWLALRATGVAFTEQKLGLFTEAFARHLETLTPAGLVPVLLDGDLAVWDSLAICEYVAEQHPEARLWPQDARARARARSLAAQMHSGFGALRQALPMNIEAHLPGIDISEAARQEISRMHAIWQDTRAEFGQGGPFLFGAFSIADAFFAPIVSRFVTYGIAAAGPVRDYMDAVLALPAMQEWMRDARAEATFVEADEPYRKHR, translated from the coding sequence ATGTACACCTTGATCATCGGCAACAAGAACTACTCGTCGTGGTCGCTGCGGCCATGGCTCGCGCTGCGCGCCACCGGCGTCGCTTTCACCGAACAGAAGCTGGGCCTGTTCACCGAGGCGTTCGCCCGCCACCTGGAAACGCTGACGCCGGCCGGACTGGTGCCGGTGCTGCTGGATGGCGACCTGGCGGTCTGGGACTCGCTGGCGATCTGCGAGTACGTGGCAGAACAGCATCCCGAGGCCCGCCTGTGGCCGCAGGATGCGCGCGCCCGGGCCCGCGCCCGCTCGCTGGCGGCGCAGATGCACAGCGGCTTCGGCGCGCTGCGCCAGGCGCTGCCGATGAACATCGAGGCGCACCTGCCGGGCATCGACATTTCCGAGGCCGCGCGCCAGGAGATTTCGCGCATGCATGCCATCTGGCAGGACACGCGCGCCGAGTTCGGCCAGGGCGGCCCGTTCCTGTTTGGCGCCTTTTCGATCGCCGATGCGTTCTTCGCGCCGATCGTGTCGCGCTTCGTCACCTACGGCATCGCCGCGGCCGGCCCGGTGCGCGACTACATGGACGCGGTGCTGGCGCTGCCGGCGATGCAGGAATGGATGCGCGACGCGCGCGCCGAAGCCACTTTCGTCGAGGCCGACGAACCGTACCGCAAGCATCGTTGA
- the uvrA gene encoding excinuclease ABC subunit UvrA: MTIRIRGARTHNLKNVSLDLPRHKLVVVTGLSGSGKSSLAFDTLYAEGQRRYVESLSAYARQFLQLMDKPDVDLIEGLSPAISIEQKAAGHNPRSTVGTITEIHDYLRLLYARVGTPYCPDHGLPLQAQSVSQMVDAVLSWPADTRLAVLAPIARGKKGSFEDECASLQAQGYVRLRVDGQMVEIDGMAPLKKTEKHDIDVVIDRLRIKPESKQRLAESFETALQLADGRALALDMDGSREQVFSSRYACPVCSHSLPELEPRLFSFNNPMGACPSCDGIGQVGFFDPKRVVAFPELSLAAGAIRGWDRRNAFTHSLLTSLAAHYEFDIEAPFEDLPEALRDKVLYGSGDEEISFLYLNEKGRSTVKRHTFEGVIPNLERRWRETDSATVREELGKYRNIKTCPDCGGSRLRPEARHVLIGQDPRGGERHGQAIYEVEAMPLSTCLAWFRDLALTGAKQEIAQRIVREIEARLSFLNNVGLNYLSLDRSADTISGGEAQRIRLASQIGSGLTGVMYVLDEPSIGLHQRDNDRLIGTLQHLRDLGNSVIVVEHDEDMIRMADWVVDMGPGAGEHGGEVVAQGDPETVQRDPNSLTGQYLSGRRAIAIPPRRPVTEELPWLTLTGATGNNLKNVDLRLPAGRLICVTGVSGSGKSTLVNDTLAVAVSRQLHHAQSEPAPYAAMQGLENFDKIISVDQSPIGRTPRSNPATYTGLFTPIRELFAGVPEARTRGYDPGRFSFNVKGGRCEACQGDGVVKVEMHFLPDMYVPCDVCHGKRYNRETLEIRYRGRNISEVLDLTVEQALEYFESVPAIARKLHTLIDVGLSYIRLGQSATTLSGGEAQRVKLSQELSRRSTGRTLYILDEPTTGLHFRDIELLLQVLNQLVDSGNTVLIIEHNLDVIKTADWLIDMGPEGGDGGGRVVAQGTPEDVAAAPESHTGHYLGKLLRRMPAG; the protein is encoded by the coding sequence GTGACCATACGCATTCGGGGTGCCCGCACCCACAATCTCAAGAACGTCTCGCTGGATCTGCCGCGCCACAAGCTGGTGGTGGTTACCGGCCTGTCCGGCTCGGGCAAGTCCTCGCTGGCATTCGATACGCTTTACGCGGAGGGGCAGCGGCGCTACGTCGAAAGCCTGTCCGCCTACGCCCGCCAGTTCCTGCAACTGATGGACAAGCCCGACGTCGACCTGATCGAGGGGCTGTCGCCGGCCATTTCGATCGAGCAGAAGGCGGCGGGCCACAACCCGCGTTCCACCGTCGGCACCATCACCGAGATCCACGATTACCTGCGCCTTCTGTACGCGCGGGTCGGCACGCCCTATTGCCCGGACCACGGCCTGCCGTTGCAGGCGCAGAGCGTCAGCCAGATGGTGGACGCAGTGCTGTCCTGGCCGGCCGACACCCGCCTGGCGGTGCTGGCCCCGATCGCACGCGGCAAGAAAGGCAGCTTCGAGGACGAATGCGCCAGCCTGCAGGCGCAGGGCTACGTACGCCTGCGCGTGGACGGCCAGATGGTGGAAATCGACGGCATGGCGCCGCTGAAGAAAACCGAGAAGCACGACATCGACGTGGTCATCGACCGCCTGCGCATCAAGCCCGAGAGCAAGCAGCGCCTGGCCGAGAGCTTCGAGACCGCGCTGCAGCTGGCCGACGGCCGCGCGCTGGCGCTGGACATGGACGGCAGCCGCGAGCAGGTCTTTTCCAGCCGCTACGCCTGCCCGGTGTGCAGCCACAGCCTGCCCGAGCTGGAACCGCGCCTGTTCAGCTTCAACAACCCGATGGGCGCCTGCCCCAGCTGTGACGGCATCGGCCAGGTGGGCTTCTTCGACCCCAAGCGCGTGGTCGCCTTCCCCGAGCTGAGCCTGGCGGCCGGCGCCATCCGCGGCTGGGACCGCCGCAACGCCTTCACCCATTCGCTGCTGACCAGCCTGGCGGCGCACTACGAATTCGACATCGAGGCGCCCTTCGAGGACCTGCCCGAGGCGCTGCGCGACAAGGTGCTGTACGGCTCGGGCGACGAGGAAATCTCGTTCCTTTACCTGAACGAAAAGGGCCGCAGCACCGTCAAGCGCCACACCTTCGAAGGCGTGATCCCGAACCTGGAGCGCCGCTGGCGCGAAACCGATTCGGCCACCGTGCGCGAAGAGCTGGGCAAGTACCGCAACATCAAGACCTGCCCGGACTGCGGCGGCTCGCGCCTGCGGCCGGAAGCGCGCCACGTGCTGATCGGCCAGGATCCGCGCGGCGGCGAACGCCACGGCCAGGCCATCTATGAAGTCGAGGCGATGCCGCTGTCGACCTGCCTGGCGTGGTTCCGCGACCTGGCGCTGACCGGCGCCAAGCAGGAGATCGCGCAACGCATCGTGCGCGAGATCGAGGCGCGCCTGAGCTTCCTGAACAACGTCGGCCTGAACTACCTGTCGCTGGACCGCAGCGCCGACACCATCTCCGGCGGCGAGGCCCAGCGCATCCGCCTGGCCAGCCAGATCGGCTCGGGCCTGACCGGCGTGATGTACGTGCTGGACGAACCCTCGATCGGCCTGCACCAGCGCGACAACGACCGCCTGATCGGCACGCTGCAGCATCTGCGCGACCTGGGCAACAGCGTCATCGTGGTCGAGCACGACGAAGACATGATCCGCATGGCCGACTGGGTCGTGGACATGGGTCCGGGCGCGGGCGAGCACGGCGGCGAAGTGGTGGCGCAGGGCGATCCCGAGACCGTGCAGCGCGACCCGAATTCGCTCACCGGCCAGTACTTGAGCGGCCGGCGCGCCATCGCCATCCCGCCGCGCCGCCCGGTCACGGAAGAGCTGCCCTGGCTGACGCTCACCGGCGCCACCGGCAACAACCTCAAGAACGTCGACCTGCGCCTGCCGGCCGGCCGCCTGATCTGCGTCACCGGCGTGTCCGGCTCGGGCAAGTCGACCCTGGTCAACGACACGCTGGCGGTGGCGGTGTCGCGCCAGCTGCATCACGCCCAGAGCGAACCCGCCCCCTACGCCGCGATGCAGGGCCTGGAGAACTTCGACAAGATCATCAGCGTCGACCAGAGCCCGATCGGCCGCACCCCGCGCAGCAACCCGGCCACCTACACCGGCCTGTTCACGCCGATCCGCGAACTGTTCGCCGGCGTGCCCGAGGCCCGCACCCGCGGCTACGATCCCGGCCGCTTCAGCTTCAACGTCAAGGGCGGCCGCTGCGAGGCCTGCCAGGGCGACGGCGTGGTCAAGGTCGAGATGCACTTCCTGCCCGACATGTACGTGCCCTGCGACGTCTGCCACGGCAAGCGCTACAACCGCGAGACGCTGGAGATCCGCTACCGCGGCCGCAACATCAGCGAAGTGCTGGACCTGACGGTCGAGCAGGCGCTGGAGTATTTCGAATCGGTGCCGGCGATCGCGCGCAAGCTGCACACGCTGATCGACGTCGGCCTGTCGTACATCCGGCTGGGCCAGAGCGCCACCACCCTGTCGGGCGGCGAAGCGCAGCGCGTGAAGCTGTCGCAGGAACTGTCGCGGCGCAGCACCGGCCGCACCCTGTACATCCTGGACGAACCCACCACCGGCCTGCATTTCCGCGACATCGAACTGCTGCTGCAGGTGCTCAACCAGCTGGTGGACAGCGGCAACACCGTGCTCATCATCGAACACAACCTGGACGTCATCAAGACCGCGGACTGGCTCATCGACATGGGCCCGGAAGGCGGCGACGGCGGCGGGCGCGTGGTGGCGCAAGGCACGCCGGAAGACGTGGCGGCCGCGCCGGAAAGCCACACCGGACACTATCTCGGCAAACTGCTGCGCCGCATGCCAGCCGGCTGA
- a CDS encoding MFS transporter, with amino-acid sequence MPADTKLKLTPSERRASVALAGLFAARMLGLFLLLPVFAVAARGLPGGDDPARVGLALGMYGLTQAFMQIPFGLASDRWGRRPVVLFGLLLFVAGSVVCAQADDVFWITIGRAIQGAGAISAAVTAWLADATRDEVRTRAMAMVGGSIGLSFAASLVLSPVLVGWWGLSGLFWTIACLGVVCLAVARWVVPVVPRTQARTMQAASPRQVLTHTDLLRLNFGVFVLHMIQVSLFVVVPALLAKVGGLDARELWKVYLPVILVSFVLMVPVVFVAEKRRAHRGALRAAVAGLVLVCALLPAASHGFYTLAVALTGFFVAFNVLEALQPSLVSRVAPQAYKGLALGFYNTAQAAGLFTGGALGGWVASHSGAGTVFIGAAVLAAVWLAVTWALKPLA; translated from the coding sequence ATGCCGGCAGACACGAAACTGAAATTGACCCCTTCCGAGCGCCGCGCCAGCGTGGCGCTGGCCGGTTTGTTCGCCGCGCGGATGCTGGGACTGTTCCTGTTGCTGCCGGTGTTCGCCGTCGCCGCCCGCGGCCTGCCGGGGGGCGATGACCCTGCCCGGGTCGGCCTGGCGCTGGGCATGTACGGCCTGACCCAGGCGTTCATGCAGATTCCCTTCGGGCTGGCCTCCGACCGCTGGGGCCGCCGGCCCGTGGTGCTGTTCGGCCTGCTGCTGTTCGTGGCGGGCAGCGTGGTCTGTGCGCAGGCCGATGACGTGTTCTGGATCACCATCGGCCGCGCCATCCAGGGCGCCGGGGCCATTTCGGCCGCCGTGACCGCCTGGCTGGCCGACGCCACCCGCGACGAGGTGCGCACCCGCGCCATGGCCATGGTGGGCGGCTCGATCGGCCTGTCGTTCGCCGCGTCGCTGGTGCTGTCGCCGGTGCTGGTGGGCTGGTGGGGGTTGTCGGGCCTGTTCTGGACCATCGCCTGCCTGGGCGTGGTCTGTCTGGCGGTGGCGCGCTGGGTGGTGCCGGTGGTGCCGCGCACCCAGGCCCGCACCATGCAGGCCGCCAGTCCGCGCCAGGTGCTGACCCACACCGACCTGCTGCGGCTCAATTTCGGCGTGTTCGTGCTGCACATGATCCAGGTGTCGCTGTTCGTGGTGGTGCCGGCGCTGCTGGCCAAGGTCGGCGGCCTGGATGCGCGCGAGCTCTGGAAGGTCTACCTGCCGGTGATCCTGGTGTCGTTCGTGCTGATGGTGCCGGTGGTGTTCGTGGCCGAAAAGCGCCGTGCCCACCGCGGCGCCCTGCGCGCCGCCGTGGCCGGGCTGGTGCTGGTGTGCGCGCTGTTGCCGGCGGCCAGCCATGGCTTCTACACCCTGGCGGTGGCCCTGACCGGCTTCTTCGTGGCGTTCAACGTGCTGGAGGCGCTGCAGCCTTCCCTGGTGTCGCGCGTGGCGCCGCAGGCCTACAAGGGCCTGGCGCTGGGGTTCTACAACACGGCCCAGGCCGCGGGCTTGTTCACGGGCGGCGCGCTGGGCGGCTGGGTGGCATCGCACTCCGGCGCCGGCACGGTCTTCATCGGCGCGGCCGTGCTGGCGGCCGTCTGGCTGGCCGTGACCTGGGCGCTCAAGCCGCTGGCCTGA